acaataaagtcatttgacctcttgcactccaatatttttcaaagatattatcatgaccagccaatgaagcacagattttgaggtgttccgaatccatttcttggtttgagttgcacaatgggcagttaggggactgatatattccaattttatgcaggtgtttagccaaacaatcatggcctgttgtcaatctaaatgcagctacagacgattttcgtggtaaatcgggaattaactgtggattttgatgcagagagttccattttttcccttgagattgtgttattaaattttgtttgttgaagtctaagtatgtagattaataaatctcttcacagagtaatacatagatttagtaacaggtctgtaagtagtagtgctgcccttctttgctaaaccatccgcattctcgtttcccaggattccacaatgggatggtgtccattggaatacaattcttttattgagtgatattaattgagagagcattttagttatttctgctgtttgagatgaaggtgtgtgtttagagatgattgatagaatagctgcttttgagtctgacaatataactgcattcctaaatttattgatgtggcatagaagattcctgagacattcacttattgcaatgatttcaccatcaaaacttgttgttccatatccaagagacctataaagtgagaagagacagcacgtaacatctgtaccggcaccttgttctctggagatcaaggatccgtcagtatataaatgaagccagttttgtggagggtacctaatattaattgtctctaaagacaattgtttcagtatttcagtgtttacttctgatttcagtatttcttctgttaaatttagattatattctatatttaatagagttaaagggtttggtttaatttgtaagttttcttttaaattcgggatattgattttctgttttaattcttgaacaatggatatgaaacttttttgagttttcaatctacagagaggactgtatgaatgccaattgtttcctggtaatctgataaatttttcatattgaatcagtgctttttcttctattgtcattttgatactgttaatattagtgaggaatcttcatttttaatatagtACGTAGTATTTGAGGTATTGTGCTGTATGCTTACATTTATTGTAGATTTGACCTAAATCATATATTGAATTTACTGTAGGAAATCTCAGCTATAACAGTTCGAAGATAAAGGAAGCTACTTACCTTCAGTTCTTTTTCCTCATTATTTTAACATTGCATTTCATATATACACTAATATGTACAGTGAGGGACATAATTGTTGATTGGGCGAAAATATTTCAAGATCTGTAGCGAGGTTCATAAGACACTACAGTTTTAATTTCTCCTCAGCATAGATACGCAATATATAAGCAGAAAAGTAAAGCGAATATCTCATCATCGTATAAACCAGAGCTTTTCGCTCAGAGCATGCacagtgtggcattctttgacttagaaaatacTCGAGCTGCTAAACTATTATGTCATTGTACATACTTGGAAGAATGTTGGTGAAAGTACtttcttttagtttattttaaatcaaatcattttatattgtaatccATGTATTTTCCCCCTCATGGACTTGTTTCCCTATGgagaaaaatatttgaatttaggTTTTACATCACCACCATTACTACCGTAATAATCCATAACCAAGATCATTGCTTATCAGATATCACTCATTTACGTAGAGACTTGATCTTAATCGTGTTttaatttcaacatttcaaatgtcTTTCTATGCACAAATAATAACAACAGAGTAACTTTCATCTGGAAAATAGTCTCTTTCACTAGCAATACACTTGTCCCAACGTAATATCAACATGTAATTCCATTTTCTATGTTCAGTTATTGGATAAAAAATTGCTATCCATCATTTATCATTCATAATCAtttcttatgtattatttatCTATGGCTTTGCACAGACCTATATAGCAAAGTAGCTTTTGTCAGAAGTGCTTTTGCTCAGATATGTTGGAACATGATCAGAATTAAGCTTTAAAGTATTTCATTATCAGGGCAAATATGTAAGACCAGAGAAGTCACCTACATTGTTGGACTCATTACACCAGGCTAATCTGGACGACTGACCAAAAATgctggaaatgtcaagttctatGACACTGTGGAATACCCAGaagcctaattctgatcacagtcaccgtgaaagcctaaaaactcgtatatgtattttttttttactaatggtgagtacttgactattcgtcattcacccaaataaagccagttatgtagaccaatttaccaacagagtcgttgcccagggtgcaccaTAGGCTGGCCTACACTACACACTCGAGATGAGATGGTGACAGATTTGTTGGGTtgccacaggggaactggagctcccagagaaaacctctgtgttatTTGGACATGGACTTGTCCTACCCAAGTTGTAAATCGGGAGTACACTGGGGATCGTACCGGGTCCACAGAATTATAAGTCCAGCATTCTAACCATTAGACGACCGGGCAGCAAAACTCTTATGTTGGAACATGCTTATGTGTAGTTTAAGATATGATTAGCATACACCTATCGAGCAAAAAGCAAAAATGCTTATGTAGTGCGATTTGGTATGATTTTGAGCAAAAAGCATTTTGCTCTCTTGACAGAGCATTTTGTTGTGTACATGCAAATTTGGCCTGTTGGCGAAAATTCTGTATCCGTAAGATTGAACCCGAGCCAGCCTTGGTGAGAAGTCATCTGATCAAGTCACAGGATGTAATGTGAACTATTCCCATTCCCCTTGTGTGGGTTGTATAATGATGTTGATATGGCTTCATTCAAGCTTGCTagatgataaatgaaattatCTCTGTAAGTTTTCAAGCTCTGTACATAAATAATGCAAAAGTGCCTTATTTCTGTTCTTATTAAGCGTGAGAATCTATTGGTCTGACTTAGAACACTGAACAGAGATAATCCCATCTTGCATTAAGCCTTTCATTCATTAGTAACTCATATTATCGCACATGTGTTACGAATTTACAGTAGCGTACGCATGAACTGAACTGTATGAAGCCAACAAATTTATGGTGACTATACTAATACAATTGGACTTTCAAGGTTCAAAGTTTCGAGTTTTCTTCGTCTGTTactggaaatataattttaaagtttagAGAGTGGCAGACTGGTGTTAAAGTCCTTGCGACAATGTTCAGCTTGGATTGTGAGACATGTAGAAATACGTTTTTATGccgtattttttaaaacattacacATTATATATAATGTTGAAACTTTTGTGTTTATTCTGTAATATTTCCTCTTGagacaaatgtttattttatactttaaaaCCTGGAAAGTgacactatttttcaacatagtcactaTATAAATTCAAGCACTTGTCATAGCTTGGGACTAGCTTGTGTATTCCTTCTTCATTAAAGAACGCTGCCTGCAtactcaaccaggttttcacTCAGTCCATGAGCTCCTCATTGTCATTGAAGCGCTGAGTGGCTAACCAGTTCTTCATCTTGGAAAAGAGATGGTAGTCACTTGGCACCAAGTCTGGACTGTAGGGGGATGTTCGAAAGTTTCCCATGTGTACTTGTCCAATAAAGCCTTTGTGCTAGCAGCAGTATGGTGTCTCGCATTGTCATGGAGAAGAGTGACACCCTTGGAGAGCACCACGGCGTTTGTTTTGAATTGCTCTCTGAAGCTTCTTTAGCATTTCACAATAAACATCTGCTGTTATTTGGTCCCAGGCACCATAAACTCTGTCAACAATATTCCTTTTTGATCCCAAAAAATTGTAGCCATCATCTTTTGGTTCGAGAatgtttgtttgaattttttttgctTGTTCGGGGATAGGGTGTGCATCCACTGCTTTGACTGTTCTTTGGTCTCAGCATTCACGAACTGTACCCAAGTCTCATCTTCTGTCACGAATCTGTCCAGAAATTCTATGTCCACAAAAACAAATTAAGAATTTGTCATGTCATATGatacgtagctaaattttccgtaagttctttaatgcactgaaatgaataaattttctttttgtcCAGTAACATCTAATGGAAaacaagtttccttataaatccgtcgattttatctctgtctgttatgttaacatcttggcttcgCATACTACTATTTCAAGTGTTCTAAGTGCttgaaaaaatatatcagaaaggaAAGCCAGCCTAAGAAGCCAAAAAGAAttgaaatagtatattacaatacaaggttTGGAAGTGATTTTTTACAAaaccgaggaaaagtttgaaaaacaagcagagcgaatttttcaatttccgagattttgtaatgcacttcacaaacgtacaacattttttgcatgttcatatttttaaagttgcaaatacaatatattttgcattgaaaattttgagcaacattattccaaagccttcgcaaaactgcactgtaatggtaactaagtaacaacaaGCTGTGctctgtaatgggtctatttcagtatagttttatgttatgaagaatggtttcctagcaacaagtttctatgtGAGAATTgtaactttcaaggtctaacaacaatagctgtaaatacagtaaagaacACAATCGTGTTTGCATATTGCAATTTCTCGTTTTGCAGGTATTGACACATTAGAAGTTGGGTGGTAtctactggttttgagtaaaattatcgttgttcaTGATCTTACAggcatttgtatttttcgaatggggttaattACTGGTATGGTAATGGGGGAGAGGGGATTGCAAACAAGTGTCTCAGCCAAAAGTGGGTCGcaacttcaaaaagtttgggaaccactgaactATAGGGATAGCAAAATTGAGATGTGATACTAAATTAGTAGTTGTAGATTTCCCTTTTTAAAACCATGTTGGGCcaaattgattttgtttttcacttaaaaagaaatacatttatgaattttttttttttttcaaaaatttttgagaagttATTAAGTatggaaataggtctataattacttATAATAGCTTTAGTACCACTCTTAAATATGGGAATAATAGATGCTTCTTCTCAAAGAGAAGGATATATCCCTGTTTTCAAACTCAAATTGAAAATGTAGGTTAAACCAGGTATAAGAATTTCAGAGCATcctttaataatgaaattaggGATGCCATCAGTACCTATTGACATTTTTATGGCCTTCATGACATCCTGCCAAGAGATTACAGGTAGGGATAAGCAGTCATTAATGTTAGAATAACAACTGAGAAAATTAGAGTTATGGTTGatctgaatttatttaaattgactagcaaatgcatttgcaatgaCTCTTTGTTCAGCCATGTGAaccccattaataataaattcattaggaATGTTTTTCGATTTCCGAAAAGatttacatattttcaaaatttattaggCTCCTTTTTTAAATTATCATCAATGGAGTGTAACCATTTAAACTTATCAGACTCAATCGAAGCATTGACTTGTTTTAGTAAGAGAATTTGATAGTGGTGAtcagatttatatatttttcaaatttctatgtgctttattctttttcttcatgaGTTGATGTAGgctgtttgaaaactatttaggATACTGCGACTTTTTcacaaaggtgacagggacagCTTCAGATATAGCATCATTTACAATTTTAGACAGAGAATTAGTAGCAACATTGACATCAGTAGTAAGACATATACAATTCCAATAAAAATTGTGGAGAGTGGAATAAAGACAGTGATAATCACcgtgagaataatttaaatatgattgATTTTGTTTCTGTAATGGTGATGGTGAATTAATTCCCACATCAATACAAATAGATGGGTGATGAACATCTTCCAAAACTAGTGAATGATTAGCAAGATTAACTGTTCAGTTATGGACATTTGTAAAAACAAGATTGAGAAGAGTTTTACCATTTCTCgtaagattaatttaatttagtcctAGAAGAcaagaagagaaatataaatcCTGAGACTTAATTTTAGCAtaataatgaatatcattaagaaTGCAACCAGATGACCAATTCATGCCAGGAGCATTGAAATCCCTGAGGATAACAATTCTAAAGTTGTGGGTATCAAGattgttttcaataaattttagatAAGACTTTAAATGTTTATGATCTGTATCGGGTAGGAAATAATGATTTCCAATTAGCAGGTTACAACCATCaggcattttaatttcaatccaaatgCATTCATTAATGAATTCTAAATCATATCTCCGACATGTAAAAGGTATCTGGCTGCTAATAGCCATTAAGACAATCCCACCTTTTACTTTGTTGGTATCTTCAAACAACCTAAcagcacgaaacacagtataattattaagaaacaaatttgtattaacaacGAATTcggataaccatgtttcagtgagacagataataatatcattattactcactatgttttgaaaaatttcatcacatttcatattaagtccacgaacattttgataaaaatctcaagatGATTATTGAAATGGCACATTAATAGTTCAGTGATAGCAGGTAagactaagaggcatttccctgagAATCAACTGAATCTAAATTCGTAGAATGTGAGAAATGCTGTTCAGGTTTGAGTTTCCCAAAAAAATGGTGCAATTAGGCAACCAGCAGACCAAACTTCAGGATTATGTATCAAATCAAAATCCTTCTCATCCACAGCTACATGGAAGGAAGAATAGGTTTGAAATTTGGTTTTTAGTTTAATTACCAAGAGAGACCTAAGTACTAATGATTTTTAAGAGAGTCCACTATATTAGAGCTAACTTTGGGACCGAATCTCGAAACAAACAGAGATTTAGTTCTGATTCGCTAATAGGCCATTTCAATGTTACTATTAGAAGTTCCAACTTTGGGTTCtccttttttaaatttcttacgaGAAACTAATTGAAAGCTTTTGTTGCCAATGGGAAGATTAGTAGCATTGGCCTCATTCATTTCCTGATTCACATTAAGTTTGACTGTAATAGGAGTCAGACATACTGGTTTACCAGTTGCTGAGGCAACAAAATGCGAAGTATTTGCATTGTAAGCAGCTAAATTTTCCGAGACAATCTTGCTGTAAGACTTCTTGGGACCATTAGCTTGTACAGACTGTTGACCattagaagaaatattttgaaaagatttGGGGGGTGGGGGGAGCGGCAGCCCTTTGATTACAATTGTGACATTTGTTCTTTTagagaaaaattttcatttttcagttCATTAAAGTCTTTCTGTAAATTCTTGACATAGATCAAAATGTCACTAACCATGTTGATTAGAGGTACACTATTTAGTCTGACTGTTTCAATTTGAACCGCAAGAGCATCATTCGATAAAGGAGCTAAATTATTATATACCAGCTCACATGTAGGTAAGATCACCTTCTCTCCTGGATGAATAGCACGCACTGGTATGTTGTCCCTCTGCGTTGATTTAAGAGCACTTACACACTTCTGGCACTTAATGAACTATCACTTTACATGAAGATGTCATACACAGCTTCTCCAATATCCAAGCAATCGAGGTGATAACGAAGACAGCAAGGTCCAACAGATTTCAGAAATGTTTGCCTTCCAATGAaaggcaaaataataataataataataataataataataataataataataatttatttttagtacatcTATCAAagtcttttgttaatttttatataattgcaatgcagtttgggagtacaaatatatttttgggGTATGCTAGCAATAAAGATTGAATACTAATGCTATAAACAACTGAACGGATGATCGAGTCTGGTCTTGCTTGGCTACAGCTCTGGTCATTCTAGAACCGCTCTATAGTAAACAACTATAAAAGGAACTCGCTGCGCTCTGCCCCCAACTGCCTTCCTGTGCAGTGACTCTCGCTACCCTTGTATTTGAGCATGGACGTGATTGGTGCAAGAAATGTCGGTATCTGGTAGATATGGATATGTAACATTTTGTGATTATGGCTTGAAACATGGTGTCCTATATGTAGGGCTCTAGGCAAATGTAGCACCTGTATTTAGGGAAAGTATGAATAGGTACGGAATTTGTTCATTTTGTCGAATTGTTCTTTTATGATTGCctatatatttgaaatatttcaaatttctgaaattaataacaatgtATCAATATAATACaggcctatttgtttttattttagcacATACTCACTCAATGAAATTTTGACTCTATTGGAAGAAGGGGGGATACATGTGCAGGCCGATAAAGAGATAGAAGTATACATCCAACCTCCAAATAATGCCAATGAAAATTTAACAGATGATGACTCTGGTGACGAGGATGCTGTCACTCTAAGCAACCTACCTGGATCCCAGCTCTTAGCACCCGCTGAATTACCACAGTTGTTTGAAAATAATGATGTTAACATAGAGGAGGTCATATGCATCACTAACAAATGTACAGACCAACCTCCAAAGAAGGTACGAAAGGAAGGTAACAAGAAGACCTACAAGTGGTGTAAGCGTCCCTTAGATATCAATATGACTAACTGGCCGGAAAAGCAGAATGTTCATAATGAATTGAGTCCAATGGAGTTATTTTTCCTATTCTTTGATGAAGATGTAATTTCTCTCATATTGGATAAAACCAATCTGTATGCTGCCTTGCGGAATAGAGTAGGCGATGTTACCACTAATGAACTGTATTGTTTCATTGGCATACTTTTATTGAGTGGATATGTCACAGTACCACGCAGACGAATGTATTGGGAAACTGCACTTGATACTCGTAATGAACTTGTGTTGTCATCTATTTCCAGGGATCGCTTTGAATTTATCATGACAAATATTCATGTTTGTGAAAATGACAAACTGAATAAAGAAGACAGGTTTGCTAAAGTCCGCCCTCTGTATGATGCACTGAACGATAAGTTCTTACAATATGCCCCACATGAGGAAAACCACGTGATTGATGAGTCAATGGTGCCTTACTATGGCCGCCATGGCCTGAAACAATTTATTAGGGGAAAGCCCATAAGATATGGCTACAAAATATGGGTTGGTGCAACCTCGAAAGGCTATACAATTTGGAAGGATCCTTGCCAAGGAAAGTCTACCACTGTAAACCCTACCTATAAAGATTTTGGTTTGGGGGCAGCTATTGTTCTGCAATATTGTGATATTTTGACCTCAGCTGGTATATTTCCCTACCACTTATACTTCAACAACTTTTTTGGGGGTCTTCCTTTATTGGAGGAACTGAAAAACAGAAATATCAAGGCATCATGTACTATGCGCGAAAATCGCATTGCGACATGCCCCTTGAAGGATAGCACTGTCATGAAGAAAACAGACCGAGGCACATTTGATTACAAAACAGATCGAGAAAGGAACATCATTGTCATGAAGTGGAATGACAACAATATAGTCACAGCAGCATCTAATGCTATTGGGATTTATCCACTTCATCAAGTAACTCGTTTCTCCCAAAAGgaaaagaaacatattaaaattcCTCAGCCCCATCTCATACATGAATGTAACAAACATATGGGTGGCGTTGACAGGTCCGACCAAAACATAAGCTTATATCGTGTTGCCATCAGAGGAAAGAAATGGTATTTTCCACTTATATTTGACTGCATTGAATCTGCAGAACAAAATGCTTGGCACTTGCACTGCATAAATGGTGGTAAGTTAGACCATTTGACTTTCAGAAGAAGACTTGTGTGTAACTTGCTTGAAACGTATGGAAAAGGATACAGTTCGCGATCTGGAAGATCACAAAAGAAGCTGAAAAAAGATTCAAGATATGATCATCTAGATCATTTTGTTGCTCCCCAAGAGAAACAAATCAGATGCAGACAATGTCATATGAAATGCACAACACGATGTATGAAATGTGATGTAGGACTTCACACAAAGTGTTTCATTGCATTTCATACAAAATCGTAAATCTTGACAATTGAAGACCCCgaaaaaaaaattagcacaaCTGTTTTCAACATTGAGACTCAATAAATGAAAAGTGGCTATTGTTGTTGCTTGCACTTTATTGTTGTGGGTATGAGCATTCATTATCATACGTGGTGCAAGCAACTGTtctgattttttaaatgtttcacatGTTTTAGCATGACTTATGttattgttttctttatattatttttttaatgttcatatCATCATATTTGTCTGGTCCAAATTTTACAATGTAAAACTTATTATAGTAAAAATACGTGTTTTCATGTCGTACTTGTAGTGTATTATGTTATTTCATGTATTATGTCCATATCTGTTAGGTCCCGTTTGTACCATGTAAGTGCTCTAGTACTCAAAAACAGTACATCAGTGATTGGGAATATTGTACTGTCATTATAACAATTTCAGTAGAAGTGACCTACCACCTTTTGCACTTTGATTGTGAATAAAGTTATAGTAGAAACCACATGTTTTCATTTCATGCTCAatgtcaatatttttttaataaattcagtTTTTTTACTTTTCCCTTTTTTGATGAATATATGTCCCATATTCTCCAAGCATCCTATATGTAGGCAAATGTGCCTCCCATTAaattttttatcataattattgtgTTTTGGCAGTTATTATGAACagataagtacaaaaatattaaaaaagaaacaaaaaataattcaggcATATTGGGGTTAATTACTATACATTATAGTACTTTACTGAGTATTCAACTATTTTCTACAatccagttgttgtttagtcaactgttcgaaaacaggtctgaacctcacaagtgatgttaacatggcaccacttatgaggcagttagacaaggagataatggggtaggttgactagtttctttctccctccattgcatacatcgctgattagctacatattacactaatcagacttcaggtgtatacaaataattgttcttataTTCTCATTTTCTCTTATAATGACATTCGTTTATTGCGACATTATTTCTTTAGTCTCTTCAATGATACTATAACAAATTTCAACTGTATAATTATATCCATGTCATTCATGTGTGTCATTTGAATCCTACAATTAGTTATcttaaataagcaataaaaagaAGCTCAATTGTTCATAATTAGGCTAGGCATAACAAGCTCAATAGAGCAGGTGACACTTCTGGTCATATCTATTTGCCTTGATGATGGCACCTGTATGTAGTTCGAAACATTGGAAATGCTAAGTTCTAGAACAATGGAATACCCAAAAATCTTCAGAAACCTGAAAACACATATAGAGAGTTTGCTTATTGTTTTAGTGTCTCTTAATCTCACTTTGCTTATCTCTGTATGATTCTATACTTCTTTATTACATATCACATCATCTCATCGAATTCATAGTGCATTACTACTGGATTTTTCACTCAGTCATATACTTGAAGGGTGGCAAAATACGAAGAATGCTCACATAGTATTTTTGTGTGTGAAATtaaacttaaggggacactcaactatattttggaacttttttcctatttgaccaatctttttcaaatttggagaaaatgtttaatatacacatggaaagtaacatgcaaaatctcagctcattagatccaatacttttcaaaatgaaaaatatttcaatttttaatcaatcattaattgaattgattaaagttctcgttaacactttgttaaaaacataaaatttactctgtcacacgttaaaagtgttaaaattgttaaaaaggtatttaccttcgacagacggcccatttcgacgctatttgtcgtcgtcttcagtgtctcttgaaccactgctgattttggctctgcgatgtgcagttgtcgatggtaggggtgggggtgtgttgctcctatggtgggggttggttgtctgtatgctctgacgtactatgacgtcaaacaatgtgtgcgtattgaactgtagttgcgtattaagtatatattgtgggtgtgctattgtattcttatatatttcgtattgttctaggatgtttaac
This region of Periplaneta americana isolate PAMFEO1 chromosome 13, P.americana_PAMFEO1_priV1, whole genome shotgun sequence genomic DNA includes:
- the LOC138711991 gene encoding piggyBac transposable element-derived protein 3-like isoform X2, which codes for MKCEIKEEVITVKEEWNDTKILEPEAQLNSTYSLNEILTLLEEGGIHVQADKEIEVYIQPPNNANENLTDDDSGDEDAVTLSNLPGSQLLAPAELPQLFENNDVNIEEVICITNKCTDQPPKKVRKEGNKKTYKWCKRPLDINMTNWPEKQNVHNELSPMELFFLFFDEDVISLILDKTNLYAALRNRVGDVTTNELYCFIGILLLSGYVTVPRRRMYWETALDTRNELVLSSISRDRFEFIMTNIHVCENDKLNKEDRFAKVRPLYDALNDKFLQYAPHEENHVIDESMVPYYGRHGLKQFIRGKPIRYGYKIWVGATSKGYTIWKDPCQGKSTTVNPTYKDFGLGAAIVLQYCDILTSAGIFPYHLYFNNFFGGLPLLEELKNRNIKASCTMRENRIATCPLKDSTVMKKTDRGTFDYKTDRERNIIVMKWNDNNIVTAASNAIGIYPLHQVTRFSQKEKKHIKIPQPHLIHECNKHMGGVDRSDQNISLYRVAIRGKKWYFPLIFDCIESAEQNAWHLHCINGGKLDHLTFRRRLVCNLLETYGKGYSSRSGRSQKKLKKDSRYDHLDHFVAPQEKQIRCRQCHMKCTTRCMKCDVGLHTKCFIAFHTKS
- the LOC138711991 gene encoding piggyBac transposable element-derived protein 3-like isoform X1; the encoded protein is MDLIKFEQDVDYESSRIDPISNMKDEQECIIPFIKTEASNLPDYGYGSYGETHQTSNASDAKKEEEIRAINCHEMKCEIKEEVITVKEEWNDTKILEPEAQLNSTYSLNEILTLLEEGGIHVQADKEIEVYIQPPNNANENLTDDDSGDEDAVTLSNLPGSQLLAPAELPQLFENNDVNIEEVICITNKCTDQPPKKVRKEGNKKTYKWCKRPLDINMTNWPEKQNVHNELSPMELFFLFFDEDVISLILDKTNLYAALRNRVGDVTTNELYCFIGILLLSGYVTVPRRRMYWETALDTRNELVLSSISRDRFEFIMTNIHVCENDKLNKEDRFAKVRPLYDALNDKFLQYAPHEENHVIDESMVPYYGRHGLKQFIRGKPIRYGYKIWVGATSKGYTIWKDPCQGKSTTVNPTYKDFGLGAAIVLQYCDILTSAGIFPYHLYFNNFFGGLPLLEELKNRNIKASCTMRENRIATCPLKDSTVMKKTDRGTFDYKTDRERNIIVMKWNDNNIVTAASNAIGIYPLHQVTRFSQKEKKHIKIPQPHLIHECNKHMGGVDRSDQNISLYRVAIRGKKWYFPLIFDCIESAEQNAWHLHCINGGKLDHLTFRRRLVCNLLETYGKGYSSRSGRSQKKLKKDSRYDHLDHFVAPQEKQIRCRQCHMKCTTRCMKCDVGLHTKCFIAFHTKS